One window of Gloeothece citriformis PCC 7424 genomic DNA carries:
- a CDS encoding thioredoxin family protein, which produces MALTQSTMLTLGTTAPDFQLPDVVSGQTISLKNFEDKQALLIMFICQHCPFVKHIKQELANLGQDYVPKGLGIIAISANDVANYPSDSPENLKAMAQELEFNFPFCYDETQETAKTYTAACTPDFFLFDSDRKLVYRGQLDDSRPSNNLPVTGKDLRAAIENILAGKPVNSDQKPSIGCNIKWKPGHEPSY; this is translated from the coding sequence ATGGCACTGACTCAATCTACTATGTTAACTCTGGGCACTACAGCCCCCGACTTTCAATTACCCGATGTTGTATCCGGACAAACCATTTCTTTAAAAAACTTTGAAGATAAACAAGCGCTTTTAATTATGTTTATCTGTCAGCATTGTCCTTTTGTTAAGCATATTAAACAAGAATTAGCGAACTTAGGTCAAGATTACGTCCCTAAAGGGTTAGGAATTATCGCCATTAGTGCTAATGATGTCGCTAATTATCCCAGTGACTCCCCGGAAAACCTCAAAGCAATGGCGCAAGAATTAGAGTTTAATTTTCCCTTTTGCTATGATGAAACCCAAGAAACCGCTAAAACTTATACCGCCGCTTGTACTCCTGACTTTTTTCTCTTTGATAGTGATCGTAAGTTAGTTTACCGAGGACAACTTGATGATAGTCGTCCCAGTAATAATTTACCTGTAACAGGGAAAGATTTACGAGCCGCCATTGAAAATATTTTAGCGGGTAAACCCGTCAATTCTGACCAAAAACCGAGCATCGGATGTAATATCAAATGGAAACCCGGTCATGAACCGTCTTATTAA
- a CDS encoding low-redox potential cytochrome — protein MFNLLWFNRSQRESQRLIRQLKIQKKGLFLLFLVAIGFWSMALGIGIARAINHSTVSYPLTSRVQTESFLAASSISERYQTAQQLYMDTCGKCHIPISPSVLPSESWQKILENPDQHYGVSVDFIRLTQVLLWEYLATFSRPVSRNEPVPVFVTQSRYFKAIHPRVDLPKPATIKTCIACHPNAQQYDYQTLSSEWDNAP, from the coding sequence ATGTTTAATTTGCTCTGGTTTAACCGTTCTCAAAGAGAATCTCAAAGACTAATCCGTCAGTTAAAAATCCAAAAAAAAGGGTTATTTCTCTTATTTTTAGTGGCGATCGGATTTTGGAGTATGGCTTTAGGGATAGGCATTGCTAGAGCCATCAATCATTCTACTGTGAGCTATCCTCTGACTTCTAGGGTACAAACCGAATCTTTTTTAGCCGCTAGTTCAATTTCGGAGCGTTATCAAACTGCTCAACAATTGTATATGGACACTTGTGGGAAATGTCATATTCCTATTTCTCCTAGTGTTTTACCCTCAGAAAGTTGGCAAAAGATTTTAGAAAACCCGGATCAACATTATGGGGTATCCGTAGATTTTATTCGTCTGACTCAGGTGTTACTTTGGGAGTATTTAGCCACGTTTTCTCGTCCTGTGTCAAGAAATGAACCCGTACCGGTATTTGTGACTCAATCTCGCTATTTTAAAGCCATCCATCCTCGTGTGGACTTACCGAAACCGGCAACGATTAAAACTTGTATTGCTTGCCATCCTAATGCACAACAATATGACTACCAAACTCTCTCTTCTGAATGGGATAATGCACCTTAA
- a CDS encoding HAD-IA family hydrolase has product MAVKVIIFDFDGTIADTYYTFVEIVNELSTEFGYKPVTPEDLDRLKKLSSREIVKQSEVSLIKIPFLLKRVKEELSKKISFLNPFYGLKSCLLQLQLKGYTLGIVTSNDQENVQEFLFNNDLDNFFEFIYSGTTLFGKHKVINQIIKQYNFSRDEIVYVGDETRDINAAKKSKIKMIAVGWGFNAPEALAKCQPDALINEPHELIEAVEKCNDDFLEILLVD; this is encoded by the coding sequence ATGGCAGTTAAAGTAATTATTTTTGATTTTGACGGGACAATTGCTGACACCTATTATACGTTTGTAGAGATTGTCAATGAGTTATCAACCGAGTTTGGATATAAACCAGTTACTCCAGAAGATTTAGACCGATTAAAAAAACTGAGTTCAAGGGAAATCGTTAAACAGTCGGAGGTTTCTCTTATTAAAATCCCTTTTTTATTAAAAAGAGTTAAAGAAGAATTGAGTAAAAAAATTAGCTTTTTAAACCCTTTTTATGGATTAAAATCTTGTTTATTACAATTACAACTTAAAGGCTATACATTAGGAATTGTTACCTCAAATGATCAAGAGAATGTCCAAGAGTTTTTATTTAATAATGATTTAGATAATTTTTTTGAATTTATTTATTCAGGAACAACCTTATTTGGAAAACATAAGGTCATTAATCAGATTATTAAACAGTATAATTTTAGTCGAGATGAGATCGTTTATGTAGGAGATGAAACTAGAGATATTAATGCAGCCAAAAAGAGTAAAATAAAAATGATTGCTGTCGGATGGGGATTTAATGCCCCTGAAGCCTTAGCTAAATGCCAACCTGATGCTTTAATTAATGAGCCTCATGAACTTATTGAAGCCGTAGAAAAGTGTAATGATGACTTTTTAGAAATTTTATTGGTTGACTAA
- a CDS encoding AAA family ATPase yields the protein MRDRIAALKENLSLAIVGKTEAIDLVLVALLSGGHALLEDVPGVGKTLLAKSLARSINGQFQRIQCTPDLLPSDVTGTNIWNPSTREFEFLPGPAFTNVLLADEINRATPRTQSALLEVMEEKQITVDGETRRVPQPFFVIATQNPIEYQGTFPLPEAQMDRFTISLSLGYPSEIEELQMLQKHHNHLSVNELEPCISLEEVKELQRLVSQVKVTTDLQYYILNLVRASRNHEEITLGISPRGTVVLQKASQALAFLRDRDYVIPDDVKFLAPHVFSHRLIPASGRSARTIVKKMLDSVAVEKVLV from the coding sequence ATGAGAGATAGAATTGCGGCACTTAAAGAAAACCTGAGTCTTGCTATTGTCGGTAAAACTGAGGCAATTGATTTAGTCCTAGTTGCTTTGCTCAGTGGAGGTCATGCTCTGTTAGAAGATGTTCCGGGTGTGGGTAAAACCTTACTGGCTAAATCTCTTGCCCGTTCTATCAATGGTCAATTTCAACGGATACAATGTACCCCTGATTTATTGCCTAGTGATGTCACCGGAACAAATATCTGGAATCCCAGTACCCGTGAATTTGAATTTTTACCCGGTCCGGCCTTTACAAATGTATTACTCGCCGATGAAATTAACCGGGCTACCCCTCGCACTCAATCCGCTTTATTAGAGGTCATGGAAGAAAAACAAATCACGGTGGATGGAGAAACCCGGCGAGTGCCTCAGCCTTTTTTTGTGATTGCCACGCAAAATCCGATTGAATATCAAGGCACTTTCCCTTTACCGGAAGCGCAAATGGATCGTTTTACGATTTCTTTAAGTTTGGGGTATCCCTCAGAAATCGAAGAGTTACAAATGCTGCAAAAGCATCATAATCATCTCAGCGTCAATGAGTTAGAACCTTGTATTTCCCTCGAAGAAGTTAAAGAATTACAACGACTGGTGAGTCAGGTTAAAGTCACCACCGATTTACAATACTATATCCTCAATTTGGTGAGAGCCTCCCGTAATCATGAAGAAATTACTTTAGGAATTAGTCCCAGAGGAACGGTTGTCTTACAAAAAGCCTCTCAAGCGTTGGCTTTCTTGCGAGATAGAGATTATGTAATTCCCGATGATGTAAAATTTTTGGCACCTCATGTCTTTTCTCATCGTCTTATACCGGCAAGTGGTCGCAGCGCCCGAACTATCGTTAAAAAAATGTTAGATTCAGTTGCGGTAGAAAAAGTGTTAGTTTAA
- a CDS encoding MBL fold metallo-hydrolase translates to MSLDNNRFHVKFWGVRGSIPCPGANTVRYGGNTSCIEMKVGSHRLIFDGGTGIRILGESLLSQLPVEGHLFFTHSHWDHIQGFPFFVPAFIPGNQFYIYGMPSPNGATMQQRLHDQMLHPNFPVPLQIMQAQLKFYDFEVGESIPIDDIVIETAPLNHPGQAIGYRVNWRGLAVAYITDTEHFPGRLDENVLRLSRNADLVIIDATYTDEEYYNEKSSKIGWGHSTWQEAVKIAKAAKIKELVLFHHDPSHDDDFLDVIGEKASLAFPNTILAREGLSLELIPEPKEQEVKSIAKG, encoded by the coding sequence ATGTCCCTAGACAACAATCGATTTCATGTTAAATTTTGGGGAGTCAGAGGAAGTATTCCTTGTCCAGGTGCTAATACCGTCCGTTATGGGGGTAATACTTCCTGTATAGAGATGAAAGTGGGTTCTCATCGTCTCATTTTTGATGGCGGGACAGGAATTCGGATTTTAGGTGAGTCTCTTCTATCTCAATTACCCGTAGAAGGTCATCTATTTTTCACCCACTCTCACTGGGATCATATCCAAGGATTTCCTTTTTTTGTGCCGGCCTTTATCCCTGGCAACCAATTTTATATCTATGGGATGCCTTCCCCCAACGGGGCAACAATGCAACAACGTTTACACGATCAAATGTTGCATCCTAATTTTCCTGTGCCTCTGCAAATTATGCAAGCTCAACTCAAATTTTATGATTTTGAAGTGGGCGAATCCATCCCCATAGACGATATTGTTATAGAAACAGCCCCCCTTAATCATCCCGGACAAGCTATAGGGTATCGAGTCAATTGGCGGGGTCTAGCGGTAGCCTACATTACAGATACAGAACATTTTCCCGGTCGATTAGATGAAAACGTTCTGAGATTGTCCCGTAACGCTGATTTAGTAATTATTGATGCCACCTATACCGATGAAGAATATTATAATGAAAAGTCTAGTAAAATAGGCTGGGGACACTCCACTTGGCAAGAAGCAGTTAAAATTGCTAAGGCTGCCAAGATAAAAGAGTTAGTCCTTTTTCATCACGATCCTTCTCATGATGATGACTTCTTAGATGTTATTGGAGAAAAAGCCAGTCTAGCCTTTCCAAATACGATTTTAGCTAGGGAAGGACTTTCCTTAGAGCTAATTCCTGAACCTAAAGAACAGGAGGTAAAATCAATAGCTAAAGGCTAA
- the queG gene encoding tRNA epoxyqueuosine(34) reductase QueG has protein sequence MVKEEQIKQEAIALGFHKVGIAQVNAQETAVTRLKAWLSLGYHGDMAWMANPKRFDVRACMPEVKSIICVALNYYTPHQRPQGDEYGKISRYSWGRDYHRVMDKKLKELSRWLEGQEKGIKTRYYADTGPIQDKVWAQQAGIGWIAKNGNVITRDYGSWVFLGEILTNLQLTPDQPHTEHCGTCRRCIDACPTGAITQPFIVDANRCIAYHTIENRSETIPEAIASHLEGWVAGCDICQDVCPWNQRFAKTTDIDEFQPYSGNIAPKLTELAQLSEQEWNERFPASALRRIKPQMWRRNARANLEK, from the coding sequence ATGGTAAAAGAGGAACAAATCAAACAAGAAGCGATCGCGTTAGGATTTCATAAAGTTGGGATTGCCCAAGTCAACGCTCAAGAGACGGCAGTAACGCGCCTGAAAGCCTGGTTAAGTTTGGGGTATCATGGGGATATGGCTTGGATGGCTAACCCGAAACGGTTTGATGTCCGCGCTTGTATGCCAGAAGTCAAATCAATTATTTGTGTTGCCCTCAATTATTACACCCCTCATCAACGCCCCCAAGGGGATGAATATGGCAAAATTTCCCGTTATAGTTGGGGCAGAGACTATCATCGAGTCATGGACAAAAAGTTAAAAGAACTCAGTAGATGGTTAGAAGGGCAAGAAAAAGGCATTAAAACCCGTTATTATGCCGATACAGGGCCAATACAAGATAAAGTCTGGGCACAACAAGCGGGAATCGGTTGGATTGCTAAAAATGGCAACGTAATCACCCGTGATTATGGAAGTTGGGTGTTTTTAGGAGAAATCTTAACCAATCTTCAATTAACCCCGGATCAACCCCATACAGAACATTGTGGCACTTGTCGGCGCTGTATTGATGCTTGTCCTACAGGGGCAATTACTCAACCGTTTATAGTGGACGCTAATCGTTGCATTGCTTATCATACAATTGAAAACAGGAGTGAAACAATTCCAGAAGCGATCGCTTCTCATTTAGAAGGTTGGGTAGCGGGGTGTGATATTTGTCAGGATGTTTGTCCTTGGAATCAACGTTTTGCTAAGACAACAGATATAGATGAATTTCAGCCTTATTCTGGAAATATTGCGCCAAAATTAACAGAATTAGCCCAACTTTCTGAGCAAGAATGGAATGAACGTTTTCCGGCATCAGCATTACGAAGAATCAAACCGCAAATGTGGCGACGTAATGCCCGTGCTAACCTAGAGAAATAA
- a CDS encoding DUF6653 family protein: MTLERTIASAFDMKDETWQRHASPWSVWTRFSVLPLLILAFWSRIWLGWGSLIPIAMAVGWMWYNPRIFNKPTSTNNWASKAVLGERVWLNRDQIPVPPHHRYLPNILSGVAASGIIFVILGVITLKIWPTFLGIILLNLSKLWFIDRMVWLYEDMKDQVPEYKQWLY, encoded by the coding sequence ATGACTTTAGAAAGAACTATAGCATCGGCTTTTGACATGAAGGATGAGACTTGGCAGCGCCATGCTTCACCTTGGAGTGTGTGGACTCGTTTTAGTGTCCTTCCGTTGCTAATTTTGGCTTTTTGGAGTCGAATTTGGCTCGGTTGGGGGTCATTAATTCCTATTGCTATGGCTGTGGGATGGATGTGGTACAATCCACGCATCTTTAATAAACCAACCTCTACAAATAATTGGGCTTCTAAGGCAGTTTTAGGGGAAAGAGTTTGGTTAAACCGAGATCAGATTCCCGTTCCTCCCCATCATCGTTATCTCCCCAATATCCTCAGTGGAGTTGCTGCTAGCGGAATAATTTTTGTGATTTTAGGAGTAATTACCCTAAAGATCTGGCCAACTTTTTTAGGGATAATTTTACTTAATCTCAGTAAATTATGGTTTATCGATCGCATGGTGTGGCTGTATGAAGATATGAAGGATCAAGTGCCAGAATATAAACAATGGTTATATTAA
- a CDS encoding DUF760 domain-containing protein, translating to MMNQPNSQMESTSGNSNVNLLWQYVQSLDLNTVQQLSQPSPQVSAIMERNIVQTLGTLPPENFNFTISTSRENLGQLLVSAMMSGYFLRKAEERLSWEQQLATLDQE from the coding sequence ATGATGAATCAACCGAATAGTCAAATGGAATCTACTTCTGGCAACTCTAACGTTAATTTATTGTGGCAGTATGTCCAATCTCTAGACCTTAACACAGTACAACAGTTATCTCAACCCTCTCCCCAAGTGAGTGCAATTATGGAGAGAAACATTGTACAAACCCTAGGAACTTTACCCCCAGAGAATTTTAATTTCACTATTAGTACCAGTCGAGAAAATCTCGGACAACTGTTAGTCTCAGCGATGATGAGCGGTTATTTTCTCCGCAAAGCTGAAGAACGTCTCAGTTGGGAGCAACAATTAGCCACTTTAGACCAAGAATAA
- a CDS encoding alpha/beta fold hydrolase produces the protein MQLMSPEPLMSVPGNYWEWRGHKIYYVKAGLSHSNCPPLLLVHGFGASTDHWRKNIAQLQENFSVYAIDLLGFGRSAKPNIEYSGTLWRDQLHDFITSVIGKPAILAGNSLGGYASLCVAAECPSAVAGLILLNSAGPFSDALASRKANNSIIQKLTRSVLLSPLGSYLLFQYVRRPANIRKTLKKVYLDPSAVSDQLVEDIYRPSCDQGALQVFASVFKSPQGETVDKLLKQLNCPLLMLWGEGDPWMNSRQRGAKFRQYYPSLTEYYLKAGHCPHDEIPEQVNQLIQSWALSINHK, from the coding sequence ATGCAGTTAATGTCACCAGAGCCTCTAATGTCTGTTCCTGGCAACTATTGGGAATGGCGAGGACACAAAATTTATTATGTTAAAGCGGGTTTATCCCATTCTAATTGTCCACCCCTGCTATTAGTTCATGGGTTTGGAGCATCTACCGACCACTGGCGCAAAAATATTGCTCAACTTCAAGAAAATTTTTCAGTTTATGCGATCGATTTATTAGGGTTTGGGCGGTCAGCTAAACCCAATATAGAATACAGTGGCACATTATGGCGAGATCAATTGCATGATTTTATCACTTCTGTCATCGGAAAACCGGCTATTTTAGCGGGGAATTCTTTGGGGGGTTATGCCTCTTTATGTGTGGCGGCAGAATGTCCTTCTGCTGTAGCCGGGTTAATTTTGCTCAATAGTGCAGGCCCTTTTAGTGATGCGTTAGCCTCTAGAAAAGCTAATAATAGTATAATCCAAAAGTTAACGCGATCGGTGTTATTAAGTCCTCTAGGAAGTTATTTATTATTTCAATATGTGCGCCGACCGGCTAATATTCGTAAAACCTTAAAAAAAGTCTATTTAGATCCGAGTGCTGTGAGCGATCAATTAGTAGAAGATATTTATCGACCTTCTTGCGATCAAGGGGCGTTACAGGTTTTTGCTTCTGTGTTCAAATCTCCTCAAGGGGAAACGGTAGATAAGTTATTAAAACAGCTTAATTGCCCCTTATTAATGTTATGGGGAGAAGGAGATCCTTGGATGAATTCAAGGCAAAGAGGGGCTAAATTCCGTCAATATTATCCAAGTTTAACTGAATATTATCTCAAAGCAGGTCATTGTCCTCATGATGAAATTCCTGAGCAAGTGAATCAATTAATTCAGTCTTGGGCGTTAAGTATTAATCATAAATAA
- the eno gene encoding phosphopyruvate hydratase yields MLNKPEVPIEAIEAREILDSRGKPTVEAEVRLETGAVGMAQVPSGASTGTFEAHELRDGDPSRYGGKGVTIAVRNIHEKIAPSILDMDAFDQVSVDLKMIQRDGTPNKKELGANAILAVSLATAKAAAAELDIPLYRYLGGPLSNVLPVPMMNVLNGGAHADNNVDFQEFMIMPIGADSFREALRWGAEVFACLSSVLKERKLLSGVGDEGGYAPNLGSNQEALDLLMEAIDKAGYKAGEQIALAMDVASSEFYKDGQYIYDGSAHSPQEFIDYLDKLVSQYPIVSIEDGLAEEDWDNWKILTDQLGSRIQLVGDDLLVTNPTRLQKAIDMGVANSILIKLNQIGTLTETLETIDLATRNKYRSVISHRSGETEDTTIADLAVATRAGQIKTGSLCRSERVAKYNRLLRIEDELGDRAVYAAKIGLGPKA; encoded by the coding sequence ATGTTAAACAAACCCGAAGTTCCCATTGAAGCGATCGAAGCGAGAGAAATTCTAGATTCTCGTGGAAAGCCAACCGTTGAAGCAGAAGTCCGTCTAGAAACTGGGGCAGTAGGAATGGCTCAAGTCCCCAGTGGTGCATCTACTGGAACTTTTGAAGCCCATGAATTGCGCGATGGCGATCCCAGTCGTTATGGTGGAAAAGGAGTAACGATCGCGGTTCGTAATATCCATGAAAAAATTGCTCCCTCCATATTAGATATGGATGCTTTTGATCAAGTATCCGTCGATCTAAAAATGATTCAGCGCGATGGAACTCCTAATAAAAAAGAATTAGGGGCTAATGCTATTCTTGCCGTTTCTCTAGCCACCGCCAAAGCTGCCGCCGCAGAATTAGATATCCCTCTATATCGCTATTTGGGAGGCCCTTTATCTAATGTTCTTCCCGTTCCCATGATGAATGTCCTCAACGGAGGGGCCCACGCCGATAATAACGTAGACTTTCAAGAGTTTATGATTATGCCCATTGGGGCTGATAGTTTCCGGGAAGCCTTGCGTTGGGGCGCAGAAGTGTTTGCCTGTCTCAGTTCAGTTTTAAAAGAAAGAAAACTTCTCTCTGGAGTGGGAGATGAAGGCGGTTATGCTCCTAATTTAGGCTCAAATCAAGAAGCGCTAGATTTATTGATGGAAGCGATCGATAAGGCAGGGTATAAAGCCGGTGAACAAATTGCTTTAGCAATGGATGTGGCTTCGAGTGAGTTTTACAAAGACGGTCAATACATTTATGATGGATCTGCCCACTCTCCCCAAGAATTTATTGACTATCTTGATAAATTAGTTAGTCAATATCCCATTGTTTCCATTGAAGATGGACTAGCTGAGGAAGACTGGGATAACTGGAAAATTTTAACCGATCAGTTGGGTTCTCGCATTCAATTAGTGGGAGATGATTTGTTAGTGACTAACCCTACCCGTTTGCAAAAAGCGATCGATATGGGAGTAGCCAATTCAATTCTCATTAAACTCAATCAAATTGGAACACTCACAGAAACTTTAGAAACCATTGATTTAGCCACTCGCAATAAATATCGTTCTGTTATCTCTCACCGTTCAGGAGAAACCGAAGATACAACGATCGCTGACTTAGCGGTTGCTACTCGCGCCGGACAAATTAAAACCGGTTCTCTGTGTCGTAGTGAACGAGTCGCTAAATATAACCGACTGCTCAGAATTGAAGATGAATTAGGCGATCGGGCTGTTTATGCCGCCAAAATCGGACTAGGGCCCAAAGCCTAA
- a CDS encoding DUF2141 domain-containing protein: MTRWLASGLVLAMMSSHALTFPAQANNQTNLSITIDGLKKAQGQICLNLFSSSQGFPSKGEQAVKSQCINVTGTSETITFENLLPGSYAVAVIHDLNDDGKLNRNLLGIPTEGFGFSNNPVIRTGPPKFRESVIIVTGQKTNIRIQLQHLS, translated from the coding sequence ATGACACGATGGTTAGCAAGTGGGCTTGTGTTGGCAATGATGAGCAGCCATGCTTTAACATTCCCAGCACAAGCGAACAATCAAACTAATTTAAGTATTACTATTGACGGACTCAAAAAAGCCCAAGGACAAATTTGTCTCAATCTATTTTCGAGTAGTCAGGGTTTTCCTTCTAAGGGAGAACAAGCGGTAAAATCTCAATGTATAAACGTTACAGGGACTTCAGAAACGATAACATTTGAGAATTTACTTCCAGGTAGTTATGCGGTTGCGGTTATTCATGATCTTAACGACGATGGGAAACTTAATCGCAATTTATTAGGGATTCCTACTGAAGGGTTTGGTTTTTCTAATAATCCTGTCATTCGCACCGGCCCGCCTAAATTTAGAGAATCGGTGATTATTGTGACAGGTCAAAAAACTAATATTCGGATTCAATTACAACATTTATCTTAA
- a CDS encoding bifunctional riboflavin kinase/FAD synthetase: MWLVKSSTDQILTPTAIALGNFDGIHLGHQKVISSIWTHSSLVAPPERSPVKDPKKIYSDCYSTVVTFNPHPREFFSGQKKQCLTPLAEKILLLEQLGVEQLILLPFDQKLASLSPQAFVEEILVEKLQGRRVSVGADFRFGCQRTGGAEDLKAIASQFGIEVFITSLKTNFSADDPSENLRISSSRIRQALAEGKIEDANQMLGRPYTLTGTVVTGQKLGRTLGFPTANLELPQDKLLPRFGVYAVRVEIKEHLLDTDSKTGFQGVINIGCRPTVAGESPTVEVHLLDWSGDLYGQCLIVSLEQFIRSEAKFPSLDALKAQIGADCELARKILQVEM, from the coding sequence GTGTGGTTAGTTAAATCATCAACCGATCAAATTTTAACTCCAACGGCTATTGCCCTAGGCAATTTTGACGGCATTCATCTAGGCCATCAGAAAGTTATTAGCTCGATTTGGACTCATTCTAGTCTGGTTGCTCCCCCAGAGCGATCGCCAGTTAAAGACCCCAAAAAAATTTATTCAGACTGTTATAGTACGGTGGTGACATTTAATCCTCATCCCCGAGAGTTTTTTAGTGGGCAAAAAAAACAGTGTCTTACCCCCTTAGCAGAAAAAATTTTATTGCTTGAGCAACTGGGGGTAGAACAATTAATATTACTGCCTTTTGACCAAAAATTAGCTTCTTTAAGTCCTCAAGCTTTTGTAGAAGAAATTTTAGTCGAAAAACTTCAAGGGAGACGGGTGAGTGTCGGAGCAGATTTTCGGTTTGGCTGTCAACGGACAGGAGGAGCAGAAGACCTTAAGGCCATCGCTTCTCAGTTTGGCATAGAGGTTTTCATTACCTCTCTAAAAACTAATTTTTCTGCGGATGATCCCTCTGAAAATCTACGGATTAGTAGTTCCCGCATTCGTCAAGCTTTGGCAGAGGGAAAGATAGAGGACGCGAACCAAATGTTAGGACGGCCTTACACCCTAACCGGAACAGTCGTCACCGGGCAAAAATTAGGTCGAACTCTCGGTTTTCCTACGGCTAATTTAGAATTACCCCAGGATAAATTATTGCCTCGTTTTGGGGTTTATGCGGTGAGAGTAGAGATAAAAGAGCATCTACTAGACACCGATTCTAAAACGGGTTTTCAGGGGGTGATCAATATTGGTTGTCGTCCTACGGTAGCCGGAGAATCCCCGACGGTTGAAGTCCATTTATTAGATTGGTCAGGAGATCTCTATGGACAATGTCTAATCGTTAGCCTAGAGCAATTTATTCGTTCTGAAGCTAAATTTCCTTCTCTAGATGCTCTCAAAGCTCAAATTGGAGCAGATTGTGAGTTAGCGAGAAAAATTCTTCAGGTGGAAATGTAA